In the Brucella anthropi ATCC 49188 genome, one interval contains:
- a CDS encoding acyl carrier protein — translation MSSTFDKVADIIAETSEIDRDTITPDSHTIDDLGIDSLDFLDIVFAIDKAFGIKIPLEQWTQEVNEGKVPTEEYFVLKNLCAKIDELVAAKKG, via the coding sequence TTGTCCTCTACTTTTGACAAAGTCGCCGACATCATCGCCGAAACCAGTGAAATCGACCGTGACACCATCACGCCAGATAGCCACACCATCGACGATCTGGGCATCGACAGCCTCGACTTCCTCGACATCGTCTTCGCCATCGACAAGGCTTTCGGCATCAAGATTCCGCTTGAGCAGTGGACCCAGGAAGTGAACGAAGGCAAGGTTCCGACCGAAGAATATTTTGTTCTCAAGAACCTCTGCGCAAAAATCGATGAGCTGGTTGCAGCCAAAAAAGGCTGA
- a CDS encoding glycoside hydrolase family 108 protein, protein MKSNFQKVMPYIFSEEGGYADNPADPGGATNMGITIATLSAWDGHQASPEDVKEMMPATATQIYQVQFWNKIDGDNLPSGLDYALFDFSVNSGPARAARMLQGILGLPEDGIIGAQTVAAANMRSTDEVINALCDARASWLEGLSTASTFGKGWLARVERVRSRALALAANAPIIHAAGPTNDISPKARQGDMAVTSVLKHPEALGTMGSVASGLVAIASGNGPVQYALAIVMIACAAVGLWYFVRRVRNEP, encoded by the coding sequence ATGAAATCGAATTTCCAGAAAGTCATGCCTTATATTTTTAGTGAAGAAGGCGGATATGCAGACAATCCCGCTGATCCCGGCGGCGCAACCAATATGGGTATCACCATCGCAACCCTGTCCGCATGGGACGGACATCAGGCATCGCCCGAAGACGTAAAGGAAATGATGCCAGCAACTGCCACGCAAATCTATCAGGTGCAATTCTGGAACAAGATCGACGGAGACAACCTGCCTTCGGGTCTCGACTACGCCCTGTTCGACTTTTCGGTCAATTCAGGTCCCGCACGCGCGGCAAGGATGCTGCAAGGTATTCTGGGCTTGCCCGAAGATGGAATAATTGGAGCCCAGACGGTTGCGGCCGCCAATATGCGATCTACCGACGAGGTCATCAATGCTTTGTGCGATGCACGCGCATCCTGGCTGGAAGGATTGTCTACAGCCTCAACCTTCGGCAAAGGCTGGCTCGCCCGTGTCGAACGGGTACGTTCTCGCGCGCTGGCGCTCGCTGCCAACGCGCCCATCATCCATGCCGCAGGACCGACGAATGATATCTCACCCAAGGCCCGTCAGGGCGATATGGCCGTCACATCTGTTTTGAAGCACCCGGAAGCTTTGGGGACAATGGGGAGCGTGGCATCAGGCCTCGTGGCAATTGCATCGGGGAATGGCCCGGTGCAATACGCACTGGCAATTGTGATGATCGCCTGTGCTGCGGTTGGTCTTTGGTATTTTGTGCGGCGCGTCAGAAACGAACCCTAG